Within Fusobacterium perfoetens ATCC 29250, the genomic segment TTAAAACTAATACTTCTCATTCTAAAGAAAAAACTGATTTTCAAATTATAAAATCTATTAATGGAGATTTTAATTTAACAGATGATAATGAGCTTAATGATTTTTTAAAAGAAAAATCTCTGGAAGTATTAAACTTACAAGCTCGTACTTCTCTAGAATTAGGAAAAATTTTTACTGAAGTGGAAAGTAAATTGAGTGGAAATAGATATACAGGTTGCTATGTTAAATGGTTAGAAACAAACGGTTATAATAAAATGACAGCCCTAAGACATAGAAATCGTTATAAATTATACTCTCTATGTTCTACTGATTTTTCTAAAGAGTCTATTGCTAAACTTTCTTATAAAAAAATTGATGAAATTTTAAAATCTGAAAATCCTCAAGAGATTATTTCAAAATTGGAAAAAACTAATAATATAGATATTTTAAATGAAAGTTTAATAATTGATTTGAAAACACCAATAGAATTTGAAGATAATGATAATTTTTATTTGGATAATTTTTTAAATCATCTTCCAAAAAAAGAAACTTTAGAAAATCTTCCTAGCAAAAAGAAAAAAACTTTAATCACTCTTTTAAAAAAAATAGATAAAATTTTAAATGATGTACAATAAAAAATTATAATTTTCTATAAAATAAAAAAAGTTGGATTTCTCCAACTTTTTTTATTGATTGAAAGTTTGATTTGAAAGTTTTTTAAATGTATTTACCTACATTTTTATATTTTAATTTATTTTTTATTAATTTTTTTACATCATATCTGGAAGATTAGGTTGGTTTCCTCCTACCTTTTCTTCTTTTTTATCTGTTACTAATACCTCAGTTGTAAGTATTAATCCAGCTATTGAAGCAGCATTTTGTACAGCTGACCTTGTTACTTTAGTTGGGTCTATTATTCCCTCTTCTAACATATCCACATATTCTTCTGTGGCAGCATTTAAACCAACTCCAGGGTTAAGAGTTTTTACTTTTTCAACTACAACTCCACCATCAAGTCCAGCATTGATAGCTATCTGTCTCATTGGGGCAGTTAAAGCTTTTTTAACAATCTCTACTCCCATTCCCTCTTCACCATCAAGTTTAAAATCTTCCATAGATTTTCCAATTTCCACTAAAGCAACTCCTCCACCAGGAACAATTCCCTCTTCTACAGCTGCTCTTGTGGCATTTAAAGCATCTTCTATTCTTAATTTTTTATCTTTCATCTCTGTTTCTGTGACAGCTCCAACTTTTATAACTGCCACTCCACCAGAAATTTTTGCTATTCTCTCTTGCATTTTTTCTCTGTCATATTCAGAAGTTGTATTTTCTAATTGACTTTGAATTTGTAATATTCTTTCTTTTATCTCTTCTTTATCTCCAAGTCCATCAACTATTGTTGTTTTATCTTTATTAACTTTTATTCTCTTGGCTCTTCCTAACATACTTAAGTCTGCTTCTTCTAATTTCATTCCTTTTTCTTCAGAAATTACAACAGCCCCTGTTAAAACTCCAATATCTTCTAATAGAGCTTTTCTTCTATCTCCAAATCCTGGAGCTTTTACAGCTACTACATTTAAAGTTCCACGGATACAGTTAAGAACCAAAGTTGTTAAAGCTTCTCCCTCTAAGTCATCAGCTATTAATAACAATGGTTTTGAACTTTTTACAACTTTTTCTAATATTGGTAAAAGTTCTTGAATATTTGTTATTTTTTTATCAGTTATTAATATATATGGATTTTCCATATCAGCTTCCATTTTTGTAGGGTCAGCCATATATGGAGAGATATAACCTTTGTCAAATTCCATTCCCTCTACAACTTCTAAAGAAGTTTCAAAAGATTTTGCTTCCTCTACAGTTATAACTCCTGTTTCTCCAACTTTTGCCATAGCTTCAGCTATTAATTTTCCTATTTCTTTATCTCCAGCTGATATAGAAGCTACTTGTTCTATCTCACTGTTTGTTTCAACTTTTTTAGATTTTTCTTTTAATTTTTTTATTACTTCAGTTACAGCTTTTTCTATTCCTTTTTTTACAAACATAGGATTAGCTCCAGAGCTTACAATTTTTAATCCCTCTTTTACTATTGCTTGAGCTAAAATTGTAGCTGTTGTAGTTCCATCTCCAGCCACATCATTGGCTTTAGTAGCCACTTCTTTTATTAATTTTGCCCCCATATTTTCAAATGGGTCTTCTAATTCTATTTCTCTTGCTATAGATACTCCATCATTTGTTATTAAAGGAGAACCAAATCCTCTATCTAAAATAACATTTCTTCCTTTAGGACCTAAAGTTATTTTTACAGCATTAGCTAAAGTATCCACACCTTTTTCCAATTTTTTTCTAGCTGCTTCATCAAATAATAATACTTTTGCCATTTTCTAGCCTCCTAAAATTATTTTATTATACCTAAAATATTTTCAAAATCTATTATTAAAAATTCTTCATTATTATCATTTACTTTTGTAATTCCATATCCAGAATGAATTATTTTATCTCCAACAGAAATTTCTTTAGAAACTTTTTCTCCAGAACCTATTCCAACTACTTCTACCACATTTGGATTTTTCTTATTACTCATTCCTGATAATATAATACCACTTTGAGTTTTTTCTTCTATTTTGACTTCTTTAGCAACTACTCTTTCTCCAATAGCTTGAATGCTCATTTTCCTTCCCTCCTTTTAGCACTCTTAATAAGTGAGTGCTAATAATTTTCATAATGCTATATTATCACTTATTCTTTTCTTTGTCAAGAATTTTTTAGAAATTTTATTATCTTTTCTGTGATATTGCTAAATTTAAAAAAATAGATTATAATTATTGTGGTAATCAATTAATATTCTAGGTGATTTCTATGAAAAAAACTTTAAAATCTATTTTTTTAGAAACAAATTTCAAAGATATTATTAAAGATACTTTTATCATTACTTTAGGAGCTTTTATTTATGCTTTTGGAGTTAATTATTTCTTTGTAGCCAATAAAATGGCTGATGGAGGAGTAGCTGGTATTTGTACTATACTTTATTTTCTTTTTGGATTTAATATAAGTACATCTTATTTTCTTATAAATATCCCATTGATAATTCTTGGATATAAATTAATCGGTGGTAAATTTATTATTAAAACATTTTATGGAACAGCTATGACATCTCTAGCTTTTAGAATTTTAAAAGATTTCCAAGGTCCTATGAATGATAAAATAATGGCTTCTCTTTTTGGAGGACTTCTGATTGGAATTGGTTTAGGAAGTATTTTTATGGCTGGAGGTTCTAGTGGAGGGTCTGATATTTTAGTTAAGATTTTAAATAAATATTTTGACATTTCTGTTGGAAAAGCATTTCTTGTTTTAGATTTTATAGTTTTATCTCTACTTGGTTTTCTTTTTGGAAAAGAAGTTTTTATGTATACTCTAGTTGGACTTTTTACTTCTACCAAAGTAATAGATGTTATACAAGAAGGACTTGATACTTCTAAATCTGTGGGAATAATTTCTAATAAAAGTAATGAAATTAAAGATAAAATTATGGAAGAATTAGATAGAGGTACTACTTTATTAATAGCCAAAGGTGGATATAAAGGGGACCCTAAAGAGATTGTTTATTGTATAGTAAGTAGATACGAAGTAAGTTCTGTTAAAAAAATTGTAAAAAATATTGATAGAAATGCTTTTATCTTCATCAGTGAAGTTTCCGAAGTATTAGGTGAAGGATTTAAAAATATTGATAATAATTAGGAGGAAAAATGACTAAAGAGGAGATAATAAAGTTAGATACAGAGGTTGTATCTGTAGAAACTTTTGAAAAAATTTTTGCAAGTGATTGTATTATTGGATTTCAAAAAGTTGGTCAAAGTGGTTTAAAAGATAATTGTGATTGGTATATACTAACTCTTATTGATGGAGAAGAAGTTAATCTATATTGTAAAAGAATTTAATTTATATAAAGGAGAATTTAATTTATGAAAATTGGTATAATCGGAGCTATGGATTCTGAAATAAATTTAATAAAAAATTTTATGACAAATCCTACTGAAAAAACTATAGGAAAGGTTACCTTCTATGAAGGAAAAATTTTTGATAAAGATATTGTACTATTTAGAACAGGAGTTGGAAAAGTTAATGCTGCTATAGGTTGTACAATAGCTATTGAAAATTTTGGTATAGAAAAAATTATATTTACAGGAATTGCTGGAGCTATTAATAATAAACTTAATATTTTAGATATTGTAGTTTCAGAAAAACTTGTTCAACATGATTTTGACCTTACAGGTTTTGGTTGTCCTTTAGGACTTATTGATGGAGAAGATTCTGTTTTCTTTGATGCTGACAAAACTTTAGTTGAATTATCTAAAAATGCTGCCATTAAAGTTTTAGGAGATGATAAAGTTTACACTGGTATCATTGCTACAGGTGACCAATTTATAGCTGATAAAAATAAAGTTCAAAATATCGGTTCTATCTTTGATGCTTTTGCTGTAGAAATGGAAGGAGGAGCTGTAGCTCAAGTAGCTTCTCATTTTAATATTCCTTTTGTTGTGATAAGAGCTATGTCTGATAAAGCTGATGGGTCTGCTCATATGAATTATGAAGAATTTAAACCTTTAGCTTCTGACCATTCAGCTAAAATAGTTTTAGAAATCTTAAATAATCTATAAAAATTTTTGATATTTAAAATATCTACTATATTTTTATTCAAAATAAAAAGGACTATTAATATTTTTAAATAGTCCTTTTTTTATTATCACTAAGCTCCAAGATAAGCTTTCTTAATATCTGGATTATTTAATAAATCTTTTGCTTTTCCTTCCATAGTAATTCTTCCTGTTTCTATTACATAAGCATAGTCAGCTACAGAAAGAGCCATTTTAGCATTTTGTTCTACAAGTAAGATAGTTACTCCTGACTCTTTTAATCTTTTAATTACTGAAAATATCTCTTTAACAAATAAAGGAGAAAGTCCCATTGATGGTTCATCTAATATTAATAACTTAGGTCTACTCATCAAGGCTCTTCCCATTGCAAGCATCTGTTGTTCTCCTCCAGATAAAGTTCCAGCCATTTGATTTTTTCTTTCGGCCATTCTAGGAAATACTTCATAAAATTTAGCTCTATCTTTTTCTAAGTTTTCAGGAGTATCATTAACAGTAAAAGCACCTAATTTTAAATTATCTTTTACTAATAATCTTGCAAATATTCTTCTTCCCTCTGGAACTTGTGCTATTCCCTTTTTACAAATTAAATGGCACGGAGTTTTTGTTATATCTTCTCCTTCAAATATAATTTTTCCCATTTTTGAAGGAATTAATCCTGAAATTGTTTGAAGAGTTGTTGTTTTTCCAGCACCATTAGCACCTATAAGTGAAACTACTTCACCTTTTTTTACTTTAAGAGATATTCCTTTTAAAGCATGAATATTATCATAATAAACATGCAAATCATTTACTTCTAACATAGTTTCCTTTTCCATTACTATTCCTCCTCAATAAACTCATCTTCGTCATCATCTTTACCTAAATAAGCTGTAACAACTGCTGGGTCATTTACAACTTTTTTAGGTTCTCCTGTTGCTATTATTGTTCCATGGTCTAAAACGATAAGCCTTTCACAAATTCCTAAAACAAGTTTCATATCATGTTCTATTAAAAGAATAGCAATTCCAAATTTATCTCTAATTAATTTTATAGTTTTCATTAATTCTTCTGTTTCTGTAGGATTCATTCCTGCTGCTGGTTCATCTAATAAAAGTAATTTTGGATTTGTTGCCATTGCACGAGCTATTTCAAGTTTTCTTTGTTTTCCATATGGAAGATTTCCTGCTGCAATATTGGCATATTGGTCTAAATCAAAAATCTTTAATAACTCCATTGCTTTATTTTTCGCTTCTTTTTCCTCTTTCCAAAATTTTGGAAAACGAAAAGTTCCTGTTAATACTCCATATTTCATATTAAAGTTATTAGCAACTAAAACATTGTCTAAAACAGTCATATATTTAAATAATCTTATATTTTGGAATGTTCTAGCTAAACCTTTTTTTATAAGCTTAAATGTAGGAGTTTTTGTAATTATCTCCCCATTAAAAGTATAAGTTCCTGATGTAGCAGAATAAACTCCTGTTAAAATATTAAAAACTGTTGTTTTTCCTGCTCCATTTGGTCCAATTAATCCTACTAACTCTTTTTCTTTAATCTCTAAATTAAAATCTGTTACTGCTTTAAGGGCACCAAATGTTATACATATATCTTTAGCATTTAAAATTGTTTTACTCATTTGTACCCTCCTTTTTCTTAAGAATGAATTTATTTACTAATTTTGAAATTTGAAACTCTTTACGTCCTAAAAGTCCTGTTGGACGGAATATCATTGTTAAAATTAATAATAAAGAATAAACTATCATACGATAATCTGAAAATTCTCTTAAAACTTCTGGCAATATTGTTAACACTATAGCAGAAATTATAGAACCTGTAAAACTTCCCATTCCACCTAATACAACCATAACTAAAATATTAATAGAATAGTTAAAATCAAATTGTCTAGCTCCTAAAATTCCTAAATTATGTCCATATATTCCTCCTGCAATACCAGCAAAAACAGCCGATACTGTAAAAGCAAATGTTTTGTAATAAGTTGTATTTACACCAGAAGCTCCACTAGCTATTTCATCATCTCTTATTGAAAGAATTGCTCTTCCATGACGGCTAGTCATTAAAGAATACATCATCATAACACAAGCAACCATTATTATATAAATAATACTAAAATTATTAAAACGAGGTATTCCTCTTAATCCTTGTGCTCCACCTGTAAAATCAAAATATTCAATTAATACTCTTATAATTTCTCCAAAAGCAAGAGTAATTATAGCTAAATAATCCCCATTTAATCTAAGAGCAGGAATTCCTATAATTATTCCTATAATTCCAGCAATAATTCCACCAACTATAAGAGCTAATATATATCCAGGAAGTCCATCTACAAAACCAGCTTTTGAAAATAAAGCTGCTGCATAAGCTCCTACTGACATAAACCCAGCATGGCCTATTGTAATTTGTCCAAGACATCCTACTGTAATATTTAAACTAACAGCCAAAATAATATTTATACAAATAAGAATCATAATACTTGATTGATATCTTGAAATTATTCTTGCATTAATAAGTCCTGTTAATGCAAAAAATAAAATTGTGACTAAAATAAAAGTTAATAAATAACTCCATTTTTTTGTTTTATCCATCTCTTTCCTCCTAAACTTTTTCTCTAATGTTTTTACCTAGAATTCCTGTTGGTTTAACAAGTAATACTATTATAAGTATAGCAAAAACAAAAGCATCAGCAAGTTGTGATGATAAATATGCTCTTGTTAAACTTTCAACAATTCCTAATATAAA encodes:
- a CDS encoding ABC transporter ATP-binding protein translates to MEKETMLEVNDLHVYYDNIHALKGISLKVKKGEVVSLIGANGAGKTTTLQTISGLIPSKMGKIIFEGEDITKTPCHLICKKGIAQVPEGRRIFARLLVKDNLKLGAFTVNDTPENLEKDRAKFYEVFPRMAERKNQMAGTLSGGEQQMLAMGRALMSRPKLLILDEPSMGLSPLFVKEIFSVIKRLKESGVTILLVEQNAKMALSVADYAYVIETGRITMEGKAKDLLNNPDIKKAYLGA
- a CDS encoding 5'-methylthioadenosine/adenosylhomocysteine nucleosidase, encoding MKIGIIGAMDSEINLIKNFMTNPTEKTIGKVTFYEGKIFDKDIVLFRTGVGKVNAAIGCTIAIENFGIEKIIFTGIAGAINNKLNILDIVVSEKLVQHDFDLTGFGCPLGLIDGEDSVFFDADKTLVELSKNAAIKVLGDDKVYTGIIATGDQFIADKNKVQNIGSIFDAFAVEMEGGAVAQVASHFNIPFVVIRAMSDKADGSAHMNYEEFKPLASDHSAKIVLEILNNL
- a CDS encoding molecular chaperone GroES encodes the protein MSIQAIGERVVAKEVKIEEKTQSGIILSGMSNKKNPNVVEVVGIGSGEKVSKEISVGDKIIHSGYGITKVNDNNEEFLIIDFENILGIIK
- a CDS encoding branched-chain amino acid ABC transporter permease; translation: MDKTKKWSYLLTFILVTILFFALTGLINARIISRYQSSIMILICINIILAVSLNITVGCLGQITIGHAGFMSVGAYAAALFSKAGFVDGLPGYILALIVGGIIAGIIGIIIGIPALRLNGDYLAIITLAFGEIIRVLIEYFDFTGGAQGLRGIPRFNNFSIIYIIMVACVMMMYSLMTSRHGRAILSIRDDEIASGASGVNTTYYKTFAFTVSAVFAGIAGGIYGHNLGILGARQFDFNYSINILVMVVLGGMGSFTGSIISAIVLTILPEVLREFSDYRMIVYSLLLILTMIFRPTGLLGRKEFQISKLVNKFILKKKEGTNE
- the groL gene encoding chaperonin GroEL (60 kDa chaperone family; promotes refolding of misfolded polypeptides especially under stressful conditions; forms two stacked rings of heptamers to form a barrel-shaped 14mer; ends can be capped by GroES; misfolded proteins enter the barrel where they are refolded when GroES binds); amino-acid sequence: MAKVLLFDEAARKKLEKGVDTLANAVKITLGPKGRNVILDRGFGSPLITNDGVSIAREIELEDPFENMGAKLIKEVATKANDVAGDGTTTATILAQAIVKEGLKIVSSGANPMFVKKGIEKAVTEVIKKLKEKSKKVETNSEIEQVASISAGDKEIGKLIAEAMAKVGETGVITVEEAKSFETSLEVVEGMEFDKGYISPYMADPTKMEADMENPYILITDKKITNIQELLPILEKVVKSSKPLLLIADDLEGEALTTLVLNCIRGTLNVVAVKAPGFGDRRKALLEDIGVLTGAVVISEEKGMKLEEADLSMLGRAKRIKVNKDKTTIVDGLGDKEEIKERILQIQSQLENTTSEYDREKMQERIAKISGGVAVIKVGAVTETEMKDKKLRIEDALNATRAAVEEGIVPGGGVALVEIGKSMEDFKLDGEEGMGVEIVKKALTAPMRQIAINAGLDGGVVVEKVKTLNPGVGLNAATEEYVDMLEEGIIDPTKVTRSAVQNAASIAGLILTTEVLVTDKKEEKVGGNQPNLPDMM
- a CDS encoding YitT family protein produces the protein MKKTLKSIFLETNFKDIIKDTFIITLGAFIYAFGVNYFFVANKMADGGVAGICTILYFLFGFNISTSYFLINIPLIILGYKLIGGKFIIKTFYGTAMTSLAFRILKDFQGPMNDKIMASLFGGLLIGIGLGSIFMAGGSSGGSDILVKILNKYFDISVGKAFLVLDFIVLSLLGFLFGKEVFMYTLVGLFTSTKVIDVIQEGLDTSKSVGIISNKSNEIKDKIMEELDRGTTLLIAKGGYKGDPKEIVYCIVSRYEVSSVKKIVKNIDRNAFIFISEVSEVLGEGFKNIDNN
- a CDS encoding ABC transporter ATP-binding protein, with amino-acid sequence MSKTILNAKDICITFGALKAVTDFNLEIKEKELVGLIGPNGAGKTTVFNILTGVYSATSGTYTFNGEIITKTPTFKLIKKGLARTFQNIRLFKYMTVLDNVLVANNFNMKYGVLTGTFRFPKFWKEEKEAKNKAMELLKIFDLDQYANIAAGNLPYGKQRKLEIARAMATNPKLLLLDEPAAGMNPTETEELMKTIKLIRDKFGIAILLIEHDMKLVLGICERLIVLDHGTIIATGEPKKVVNDPAVVTAYLGKDDDEDEFIEEE